A stretch of the Sphingobacterium thalpophilum genome encodes the following:
- a CDS encoding AGE family epimerase/isomerase, translating to MNLTEIEKKLDTSYLDQMEKFYQNQLLNDTVPFWFPKSIDCTYGGYLLMRDHDGTLIDSDKAVWIQGRACWLLSTLYNTVEARDEWLVWARSGYEFLKKHCFDSNGKMYFHVDQQGRPIRMRRYFFSETFAAIAFAAFAKATGDQDIAAEARFLFGECLAYANGEKLIEPKYEPTRPMKGIGVPMIMINTAQQIRETIGDPRCDQAITDFIAQIQGDFVKDDIQCVMEQVGAAGEIIDHIDGRTLNPGHAIEGAWFILHEARHRDNDPDLINLGCRMLDYMWERGWDKEYGGILYFRDVYGKPVQEYWQDMKFWWPQNEAIIATLLAYLLTGNEKYKKWHQQIHDYAYDHFHDKVNGEWFGYLHRDGTLAQTAKGNLFKGPFHLPRQEWYCMQILKTLR from the coding sequence ATGAATCTCACAGAAATCGAAAAAAAACTGGACACTTCCTATTTGGATCAAATGGAAAAGTTTTACCAGAATCAGTTATTAAATGATACTGTTCCATTTTGGTTCCCAAAATCTATTGACTGTACATATGGAGGGTATTTGCTGATGCGTGACCATGACGGTACCTTGATTGATTCGGACAAAGCGGTATGGATACAGGGCCGGGCCTGCTGGTTATTGTCTACTCTCTACAACACCGTAGAGGCTAGAGATGAATGGTTGGTCTGGGCACGCTCAGGCTATGAATTCTTAAAAAAGCATTGCTTCGATAGCAATGGAAAAATGTATTTCCATGTGGATCAACAAGGAAGACCCATTCGGATGCGACGTTATTTCTTCTCAGAGACTTTTGCTGCCATTGCCTTTGCTGCCTTTGCCAAAGCCACTGGTGACCAAGATATCGCAGCAGAAGCCAGATTTTTGTTTGGTGAATGCTTGGCCTATGCTAACGGTGAGAAGTTAATCGAGCCCAAATACGAGCCCACCAGGCCAATGAAGGGTATCGGTGTACCTATGATTATGATCAATACGGCCCAACAGATTAGGGAAACCATTGGCGATCCTCGTTGTGATCAGGCCATTACGGATTTTATCGCTCAGATACAGGGGGATTTCGTCAAGGATGATATTCAATGCGTTATGGAGCAGGTCGGTGCGGCAGGAGAAATTATCGACCACATTGATGGACGGACGCTCAATCCCGGACATGCGATCGAAGGTGCCTGGTTTATTTTGCATGAAGCCAGACACCGGGATAATGATCCTGACCTGATTAATCTCGGTTGCCGAATGCTGGACTATATGTGGGAACGTGGCTGGGACAAGGAATATGGTGGAATCCTTTATTTTAGGGATGTGTATGGTAAACCTGTACAGGAATATTGGCAGGACATGAAATTCTGGTGGCCCCAGAATGAAGCTATTATTGCAACCTTGCTGGCTTACCTCTTGACCGGCAACGAAAAATATAAGAAATGGCACCAACAAATCCACGATTATGCTTATGATCATTTTCATGATAAAGTTAATGGGGAGTGGTTTGGTTATCTCCACCGCGACGGAACGTTAGCGCAGACGGCCAAAGGGAACCTCTTTAAAGGACCTTTTCATCTCCCGAGACAGGAATGGTACTGTATGCAGATTCTAAAAACACTGAGATAG
- a CDS encoding beta-N-acetylhexosaminidase, whose protein sequence is MGQLARPLLPMPRSVSWKEGVYRLHKNVGVAVPQDTLREERRLLLKFLQDWGRQTGIIDAKEKPDIALVCGDFIDLPTAAEAYQIDVTQSGIRIKAKNKTGIFYALQTLRQLGDLNGEIPYCSIVDYPAFRWRGYMVDVGRNYQSIPLLKEQIDMMARYKLNIFHFHFTEDIAWRLESRKYPGLTDSTNMERWKGKFYTVAEMQELIGYCRERHIQLVPEIDMPGHSAAFRRYFKTDMQSDSGMAVIKNLVKEFVDTYPGLPFLHIGGDEVKIYNRAFLPTMTKWAECLGLQTIGWDPGGNLLPQTIRQLWMGGPQEITADYPFEAVDSKHLYINHMDPLEAVTTLFYRQLGGSAKGNRKLHGAILCSWPDRAVNNERDIFRQNAVYPALLTFAERSWRGGGEFEWRSNIKTDAQGHAEFTEFETRLLQHKNLYFNKLIFPYYRQSTQQWTIYGPVANHGNLAMSLENEKKGDFKFLKKIGEFYGGTVVLKHWWSDVIKGAIDRPLENTTVYAVSEFWSDREGNQKFWIGFNDLSRSYASDSPALGTWDDRMSRIWINENEVRPPKWQNAGQKGSLEIALVDEGYSYRQPTIIRLKKGLNKVVIKLPVGKLEGKDWQNPLKWMFTCIPIYD, encoded by the coding sequence ATGGGGCAGTTAGCTAGGCCATTGCTTCCAATGCCTCGGTCGGTGAGCTGGAAGGAAGGCGTCTACCGCCTCCACAAAAACGTTGGAGTAGCAGTTCCCCAGGATACGTTGAGGGAAGAAAGACGATTGCTTCTGAAGTTTCTGCAAGACTGGGGGCGACAGACGGGAATAATAGACGCTAAGGAGAAACCTGATATTGCGCTGGTATGTGGCGATTTCATAGACTTGCCCACAGCAGCTGAAGCTTATCAGATTGATGTGACCCAATCCGGTATACGGATAAAAGCTAAAAATAAAACAGGGATATTTTACGCCCTGCAGACACTAAGGCAGTTGGGCGACCTCAATGGTGAGATACCTTACTGCTCTATCGTCGACTACCCGGCTTTTCGGTGGCGGGGTTATATGGTTGATGTAGGCCGGAATTACCAAAGTATCCCGCTGTTGAAAGAACAGATCGACATGATGGCCAGGTATAAACTGAATATTTTCCATTTTCATTTTACGGAAGATATTGCCTGGAGATTGGAGAGTAGAAAGTATCCCGGTCTAACTGACTCTACCAATATGGAACGTTGGAAAGGTAAGTTCTATACCGTCGCCGAAATGCAGGAACTGATCGGATATTGCAGAGAACGGCATATTCAGCTGGTTCCGGAGATAGATATGCCTGGGCATTCGGCAGCATTTCGTCGGTACTTTAAAACGGATATGCAAAGTGACAGCGGTATGGCTGTGATTAAGAACTTGGTAAAAGAATTTGTCGATACGTATCCGGGATTACCCTTTTTACATATAGGAGGGGATGAGGTCAAAATATATAATCGAGCATTTCTACCAACGATGACAAAATGGGCAGAGTGCCTGGGACTGCAAACAATAGGCTGGGATCCCGGAGGCAACCTGTTGCCACAGACTATCCGCCAGCTTTGGATGGGTGGGCCACAGGAGATCACAGCAGATTATCCTTTTGAAGCTGTGGATTCGAAGCACCTTTATATTAACCATATGGATCCATTGGAAGCGGTTACCACCTTATTCTATAGGCAATTGGGCGGAAGCGCAAAAGGGAACCGAAAATTACACGGAGCAATCTTGTGTTCGTGGCCGGATCGGGCAGTCAATAATGAACGCGATATCTTTCGCCAGAATGCAGTCTATCCTGCTTTATTGACGTTTGCTGAACGTAGTTGGCGGGGAGGGGGCGAGTTTGAATGGCGTAGTAACATAAAAACTGATGCGCAGGGGCATGCTGAATTTACTGAATTTGAAACGCGGTTGCTGCAGCATAAAAATTTATATTTTAATAAACTGATCTTTCCCTATTACCGACAGAGTACACAGCAATGGACAATATATGGTCCTGTCGCAAATCATGGAAATCTCGCGATGTCGCTGGAAAATGAAAAGAAGGGTGATTTCAAATTTTTGAAAAAAATTGGCGAGTTTTACGGCGGTACGGTCGTCCTGAAACATTGGTGGTCAGATGTCATAAAAGGGGCTATCGATCGGCCATTGGAAAATACAACTGTATATGCTGTCAGCGAGTTCTGGAGTGACAGGGAGGGCAATCAGAAGTTCTGGATCGGATTTAATGATCTTTCCCGTTCGTACGCAAGCGATTCACCGGCTCTCGGAACCTGGGACGACAGGATGAGTAGAATTTGGATAAATGAAAACGAGGTTCGTCCTCCAAAATGGCAGAACGCTGGTCAAAAAGGAAGTTTGGAAATTGCCTTGGTTGATGAAGGTTACAGTTATCGTCAACCTACAATTATCCGGTTAAAAAAAGGTTTGAATAAGGTCGTGATTAAACTTCCTGTAGGAAAGTTGGAGGGAAAAGACTGGCAAAATCCCCTGAAGTGGATGTTTACCTGCATTCCGATCTACGATTGA
- a CDS encoding sialidase family protein, translating to MKKISIVLAFVMLAGMIQAQEVDVFISGQDGYKSYRIPAIVKDKSGQLIAFAEGRVDHAGDFGNVDIVYKISQDNGRTWGPLKVAVDNDNLQVGNPAPVVDLLDPAYPNGRLLLFYNTGNNHEGEVRKGNGLRECWSISSTDGGKTWSQPRNITLETHRPNQPSVHAQYTFKEDWRAYANTPGHGLQFDSGKFKGRIYIPANHSEGNPKVNGKDYFAHSYYSDDHGKTFKLGESIGFEGSNETMAAQISSTGLYMNSRNQQGNVRSRIVSYSSDGGVTWDTTYYDKNLPDPVNQGSVLSWQKKGKYILAVCNAAMTNRRDNLTLRLSKDKGKTWYFSRIIAKAPEQVEGDYAAYSDLVLLNKKAIGVLYEKDSYKKIVFVPVSLK from the coding sequence ATGAAAAAAATAAGCATAGTGCTCGCATTTGTCATGCTGGCGGGCATGATTCAGGCACAGGAGGTTGATGTATTTATTTCGGGACAAGATGGTTATAAGAGCTATCGTATTCCAGCCATTGTAAAAGATAAATCAGGTCAGTTGATCGCTTTCGCAGAAGGAAGGGTGGATCATGCTGGGGACTTTGGCAATGTGGACATTGTTTATAAAATCAGTCAGGATAATGGTCGGACCTGGGGACCGCTGAAGGTGGCCGTAGATAATGATAATTTGCAGGTAGGTAACCCTGCTCCGGTAGTCGATTTACTCGACCCTGCCTACCCAAACGGGCGTCTGCTGCTTTTTTATAATACGGGAAATAATCATGAAGGTGAGGTGCGTAAGGGCAACGGTTTACGTGAATGCTGGTCGATCAGTTCTACTGATGGTGGCAAAACTTGGTCTCAACCTAGAAATATAACTCTGGAAACACATCGTCCCAATCAACCTTCTGTACATGCGCAATATACCTTTAAGGAAGACTGGCGTGCGTATGCCAATACGCCCGGACATGGGCTGCAATTTGACTCAGGTAAGTTTAAAGGGCGTATTTATATTCCGGCGAATCATTCGGAAGGGAACCCGAAAGTGAATGGCAAGGACTATTTTGCCCACTCTTACTACTCAGATGATCATGGGAAAACATTCAAACTGGGCGAGAGCATAGGATTTGAAGGGTCAAACGAGACAATGGCAGCTCAGATATCCTCAACGGGATTATATATGAATTCCCGTAACCAACAGGGGAATGTTAGATCCAGGATTGTTTCTTATTCAAGTGACGGCGGGGTGACTTGGGATACGACCTATTACGACAAAAACTTGCCTGATCCAGTCAATCAGGGATCTGTACTTTCCTGGCAGAAAAAAGGGAAGTATATCTTGGCGGTCTGTAACGCCGCAATGACCAACAGAAGGGACAATTTGACACTGCGTTTAAGCAAGGATAAGGGCAAAACATGGTATTTCAGCCGTATTATTGCAAAAGCGCCGGAACAGGTGGAAGGAGATTATGCGGCCTATTCTGATCTGGTGCTCTTAAATAAAAAGGCCATAGGTGTCCTGTATGAAAAGGACAGTTATAAAAAAATTGTATTTGTGCCGGTGAGTTTAAAATAG
- a CDS encoding Tex family protein, giving the protein MSLLSHETIIANELSISEKQVRTTIELLEEGATVPFISRYRKEMTGSLDEVQITAIRDRSQQLKDLDKRKDAVLKSITDQGKLTPELELQVLAAETMANLEDIYLPYKPKRKTRASAAREKGLQPLADVLLAQQNTDFLALAESLVDEEKGVKNSEEALAGARDIIAEMIAEDATVRSRARAIFLEKGEFVSRVVPGKEEAALKYKDYYEWSEPLKDAPSHRVLAMRRGEKEELLYLDIDIQEEDILPAIESIYIKAVNEAASQVKLALTDSYKRLLKPSMETEIRVLTRQKADEEAIKVFADNVRQLLLAAPLGQKRLLAIDPGFRTGCKTVVLDEQGQLKENTTIFPHNGANGLAEAQKTIKYLVSKYDIQAIAIGNGTAGRETEDFVRKLALSEVIVVMVNESGASIYSASETAREEFPDCDITVRGAVSIGRRLMDPLAELVKIDPKSIGVGQYQHDVDQNKLQTSLDDTVISCVNAVGVELNTASKQILSYVSGLGPALAQQIIKYRNDNGPFTSRRELKKVPRLGDKAFEQAAGFLRIRNAANPLDSSAVHPERYALVEQMAKDLGKNVEDLLKDAELRKSIPLKNYISEEVGLPTLNDIINELAKPGLDPREKFEAFSFTEGVNSISDLRVGMKLPGIVTNITNFGAFVDIGVHQDGLVHLSQLSNRYIADPHEVVKVQQQVTVTVTEVDEKRNRIALSMKTDEKNAAPKHKKNENRRNQEPETDMASKLAALASKFK; this is encoded by the coding sequence ATGAGCTTATTATCCCACGAAACGATTATAGCTAATGAACTTTCCATTAGCGAAAAACAAGTTCGTACGACTATTGAACTGCTGGAGGAAGGAGCAACTGTTCCTTTTATCTCCCGGTACCGGAAGGAAATGACAGGCAGCCTGGATGAAGTGCAAATCACCGCGATCCGGGACCGCTCACAGCAATTGAAGGATCTCGACAAGCGTAAAGATGCGGTATTAAAATCCATTACTGATCAAGGTAAGTTAACGCCTGAGCTGGAACTACAGGTGCTGGCTGCGGAGACAATGGCTAATCTGGAAGACATTTATCTACCCTACAAGCCAAAAAGAAAGACAAGGGCGAGTGCCGCCCGCGAAAAAGGACTACAGCCTTTGGCCGATGTACTTTTGGCGCAGCAAAACACTGATTTTTTGGCTCTGGCGGAATCGTTGGTGGATGAAGAAAAAGGTGTTAAGAACAGCGAGGAGGCATTGGCGGGGGCGAGAGATATCATTGCCGAAATGATCGCCGAAGATGCCACTGTCAGATCCAGAGCTAGAGCTATATTTCTCGAAAAAGGCGAATTTGTGTCCAGAGTCGTACCCGGTAAAGAAGAGGCTGCACTTAAATATAAAGATTACTACGAATGGTCTGAACCGCTGAAAGATGCCCCTTCACACCGGGTACTCGCGATGCGTAGAGGAGAAAAAGAAGAATTGCTATACCTTGATATCGATATTCAGGAAGAAGACATTCTTCCGGCCATTGAGTCTATTTACATCAAAGCTGTCAATGAAGCAGCTTCACAGGTGAAACTAGCCCTAACAGATAGCTACAAGCGTCTTTTAAAGCCTTCTATGGAAACCGAAATCCGTGTATTGACACGTCAGAAAGCAGACGAAGAAGCTATCAAAGTTTTTGCCGACAACGTCCGTCAATTGCTTTTGGCTGCCCCCCTGGGCCAGAAAAGGCTGCTCGCAATAGATCCCGGATTTCGAACAGGCTGTAAGACAGTCGTCCTGGACGAACAAGGTCAGCTAAAAGAAAATACCACCATATTTCCACATAATGGCGCCAATGGGCTCGCTGAAGCACAGAAGACAATTAAATACCTGGTATCAAAATACGATATTCAGGCCATTGCAATCGGGAATGGTACAGCGGGGCGTGAAACGGAAGATTTTGTACGCAAACTAGCGCTCAGTGAGGTGATCGTCGTCATGGTCAACGAAAGTGGAGCATCCATTTATTCGGCTTCTGAAACCGCCCGCGAAGAATTTCCAGATTGCGACATTACTGTGCGCGGCGCTGTATCCATTGGCAGGAGACTCATGGATCCGTTGGCCGAACTTGTCAAGATTGACCCGAAATCAATAGGTGTTGGCCAATATCAGCACGATGTCGATCAAAACAAACTCCAGACTTCCTTGGACGACACAGTTATCAGCTGTGTGAATGCCGTAGGTGTGGAACTGAATACAGCGTCCAAACAGATCCTGTCTTATGTATCCGGATTGGGTCCGGCATTGGCTCAGCAGATTATTAAATACAGGAATGATAACGGTCCTTTTACATCACGCCGTGAGCTCAAGAAAGTACCCCGTCTAGGAGACAAGGCGTTCGAACAAGCCGCAGGCTTCCTCCGTATACGTAATGCTGCCAATCCACTGGACTCCTCAGCTGTACACCCCGAACGCTATGCTTTGGTCGAACAGATGGCCAAAGATCTTGGTAAAAATGTGGAGGATTTGCTAAAAGATGCCGAGTTAAGAAAATCAATACCGCTGAAAAACTATATTTCGGAGGAAGTTGGTTTACCCACATTAAATGATATTATAAATGAGCTGGCCAAGCCTGGATTGGATCCACGTGAAAAATTCGAAGCTTTCTCTTTTACCGAGGGCGTCAACAGCATTTCAGATTTACGCGTGGGAATGAAGCTTCCGGGCATCGTCACAAATATTACTAACTTTGGAGCCTTTGTTGACATCGGCGTCCATCAAGACGGTCTGGTGCATTTAAGCCAACTATCAAACCGATATATCGCTGATCCTCATGAAGTCGTCAAAGTGCAGCAGCAAGTCACCGTCACCGTCACAGAAGTAGACGAAAAACGTAACCGGATCGCCCTGTCCATGAAAACAGATGAAAAAAATGCAGCTCCTAAACATAAAAAAAACGAGAACAGGCGGAATCAGGAGCCCGAAACCGATATGGCAAGTAAGCTAGCTGCGCTGGCCAGCAAATTTAAATAA
- a CDS encoding Sec-independent protein translocase subunit TatA/TatB, producing the protein MYNPVIAFLNIGTQEMILIVFAILLLFGGKKLPELARGLGRGIREFKDASEGIKREISDQINNFEKDIEVKPEVKEETLPNDVKAAEEKAKAETEQSADTENGSESEQPKKKYEFTTPAGVVEHNPHKQPDYGEEPAHITYGYNDHFAENKGSETADTKAPEQEGTNKPA; encoded by the coding sequence ATGTACAATCCAGTAATAGCATTCCTAAACATCGGAACACAAGAAATGATTTTAATCGTGTTTGCCATCCTGTTGCTTTTTGGTGGTAAAAAACTTCCCGAGCTGGCAAGAGGACTAGGAAGAGGGATACGGGAGTTTAAAGATGCATCCGAGGGAATCAAAAGGGAAATCTCCGATCAGATCAATAATTTCGAAAAGGACATAGAAGTTAAACCGGAAGTCAAAGAAGAGACTTTGCCAAACGATGTAAAAGCTGCTGAAGAGAAAGCCAAAGCTGAAACGGAACAGTCTGCGGACACCGAGAACGGTTCTGAGTCAGAACAGCCAAAGAAAAAATATGAGTTTACCACTCCGGCCGGTGTCGTAGAACATAATCCACACAAGCAGCCCGACTATGGAGAAGAGCCCGCCCATATCACTTACGGCTACAACGACCACTTTGCGGAAAATAAAGGCAGTGAAACAGCCGATACAAAGGCTCCTGAACAAGAAGGCACCAATAAACCGGCTTAG
- a CDS encoding MATE family efflux transporter, with product MLGKFKSYKPYYKSTIVLAGPVVISQLGHTLVHTADSVIVGHFAGTIPLAAVSLVNAVFMIVMVVGLGIAYGITPLIAQENGRDNKQECGTLLSNSFWLNIITGILLFCLVYFGSMLAIDHLDQDPAVVKEAKPYLFILSLSMLPLMVFSTFKQFAEGLGFTKQAMNVTIWGNVLNIILAIIFVKGMFGIAPMGVKGVGYSTLIDRVLMMSVMMAYVLRAQKFKSYIQHFRITVIDRIRLRKILQIGAPVAMQYVFEIGAFAGASLLAGTISATAQASHQVAIQLAAMTYMMASGIAAAATIKVGNSYGNRNLFRLERFAVSSYQLVLLFMAITASLFALFNNYLPYIFTSDTAVVVIASQLLIIAGLFQLFDGTQVVGLGVLRGMGDVNIPTIITFIAYWVIGLPSGYVMGIMFDWGIEGIWYGLTLGLLTSSLLLYLRFHLVIKKKKLHFERAKF from the coding sequence ATGTTGGGAAAATTCAAATCTTACAAGCCGTATTACAAAAGCACCATTGTGCTCGCCGGACCGGTGGTCATCTCACAATTGGGACATACTCTGGTACATACTGCCGACAGCGTTATCGTGGGGCATTTTGCCGGAACGATTCCGCTGGCAGCGGTTTCGCTGGTAAATGCTGTGTTCATGATCGTTATGGTCGTCGGGTTAGGAATCGCTTATGGAATCACTCCTTTGATCGCACAGGAGAATGGCCGCGACAATAAGCAGGAGTGTGGAACTTTATTGTCAAACAGCTTCTGGCTCAATATCATTACCGGCATACTCTTGTTCTGCCTAGTCTATTTTGGATCGATGCTGGCAATTGACCATTTGGATCAGGACCCTGCGGTAGTGAAAGAGGCAAAACCTTATCTGTTTATCCTAAGTTTGTCCATGCTGCCGTTAATGGTGTTCAGTACTTTCAAACAGTTTGCCGAAGGATTAGGGTTTACAAAGCAGGCTATGAATGTAACAATATGGGGTAATGTTCTAAATATCATTTTGGCAATAATATTTGTGAAGGGGATGTTCGGGATAGCTCCTATGGGGGTCAAGGGCGTCGGTTATAGTACCTTGATCGACCGTGTACTGATGATGTCTGTCATGATGGCCTATGTCTTGCGTGCGCAGAAATTTAAAAGTTATATCCAGCATTTTAGGATTACGGTAATCGACCGGATCCGATTACGGAAGATATTACAGATCGGTGCTCCCGTGGCCATGCAATATGTATTTGAGATCGGCGCATTCGCCGGTGCTTCTTTATTGGCTGGGACCATCAGCGCAACGGCGCAGGCTTCACACCAAGTGGCTATACAGCTGGCGGCAATGACCTATATGATGGCCAGTGGTATTGCTGCGGCAGCAACGATCAAGGTGGGCAATAGTTACGGAAACCGCAATCTGTTTCGCCTGGAGCGCTTTGCTGTATCTTCCTATCAGCTCGTTTTGCTCTTTATGGCGATTACGGCTTCGCTGTTTGCTCTCTTCAACAATTATCTGCCTTATATTTTCACCTCCGACACAGCAGTGGTCGTCATCGCCTCGCAGCTATTGATTATAGCCGGTCTCTTTCAGTTATTTGACGGCACGCAGGTGGTGGGACTGGGCGTATTGCGGGGGATGGGGGATGTCAATATTCCTACGATTATCACGTTTATTGCTTATTGGGTGATCGGCCTGCCCAGCGGCTATGTCATGGGTATAATGTTTGACTGGGGGATCGAGGGCATCTGGTATGGACTTACTTTAGGGCTGCTGACCTCTTCGTTGCTTCTTTACTTACGCTTCCACTTGGTGATCAAAAAGAAAAAGCTTCATTTTGAACGAGCTAAATTTTAG
- a CDS encoding dihydrolipoamide acetyltransferase family protein encodes MALYKLLLPKMGESVSEATITKWIKQPGDLIEEDDTLLEIATDKVDSEVPSPVKGILKEQLYAADQVVQVGDVVALIEIEGETETAEASTQAAETAGDRPAPSDEAETAHLDIPGISQLSAYEPTVPSSSNEGEIRFYSPLVKNIARHEGLSQEELDRIQGTGAEGRVTKEDILSYVAKRSAKTADTVIPVSPSIPQKESAPSVTPTTHTVVSGHDEIIEMDRMRRLIADHMVKSVQISPHVCSFVEADVTNLVLWRNRVKDAYKKREGENITFTPLFIEAISKALKDFPLVNISIDGHNIIKKKNINIGMAAALPNGNLIVPVIKNADQLSLVGLSKAVNDLAQRSRANKLKPDDTQDGTFTFTNIGAFGNIMGTPIINQPQAAILAVGTITKKPAVIETEYGDMIGIRHMMYLSLSYDHRAIDGALGGTFLKRVADYLENWDSNREV; translated from the coding sequence ATGGCTCTATATAAACTTTTACTTCCAAAAATGGGGGAAAGTGTATCGGAAGCGACAATTACCAAGTGGATAAAACAGCCGGGTGATCTGATTGAAGAAGATGACACTTTATTGGAAATTGCAACCGACAAAGTTGATTCAGAAGTACCTTCTCCAGTAAAAGGAATTCTCAAAGAACAACTGTATGCTGCCGATCAGGTCGTCCAGGTCGGTGATGTCGTTGCCCTAATAGAAATAGAGGGAGAAACCGAAACCGCTGAGGCCAGTACTCAGGCAGCGGAAACTGCCGGCGACAGACCGGCTCCATCCGATGAGGCAGAAACAGCTCATCTGGACATCCCCGGAATCAGTCAATTATCTGCTTATGAACCCACTGTTCCGAGTTCGTCCAACGAGGGCGAAATACGTTTTTACTCGCCATTGGTAAAGAATATTGCCCGTCATGAAGGGCTATCGCAAGAGGAGCTTGACCGCATTCAGGGTACTGGGGCTGAGGGTCGGGTGACCAAAGAAGACATTTTATCTTATGTAGCCAAACGATCGGCAAAAACAGCCGATACGGTTATTCCGGTCTCCCCGTCGATCCCCCAGAAAGAAAGCGCTCCATCCGTAACTCCGACTACCCACACTGTGGTCAGTGGACATGATGAAATCATCGAAATGGACCGGATGCGAAGACTGATAGCTGACCACATGGTTAAAAGTGTACAGATATCGCCGCATGTGTGTTCTTTTGTGGAGGCAGATGTCACCAACCTCGTCTTGTGGCGCAACCGTGTTAAAGATGCATACAAAAAGCGGGAAGGCGAAAATATCACCTTTACACCATTATTTATAGAAGCGATCAGCAAAGCTCTCAAAGACTTCCCACTGGTCAATATTTCTATTGATGGGCATAACATCATCAAAAAGAAAAACATCAACATCGGCATGGCCGCAGCACTGCCTAACGGTAACCTGATTGTCCCCGTCATTAAAAATGCCGATCAACTAAGTCTGGTAGGACTTAGCAAAGCGGTCAATGACCTTGCACAGCGCTCGCGGGCAAATAAATTAAAGCCCGACGATACACAGGACGGCACTTTTACATTCACCAATATTGGCGCCTTTGGCAATATTATGGGAACCCCCATTATCAACCAGCCTCAGGCAGCCATTTTAGCGGTAGGCACTATTACCAAGAAGCCGGCAGTCATTGAGACCGAATACGGTGATATGATCGGCATTAGACATATGATGTACCTGTCTCTTTCGTATGACCACCGTGCCATTGATGGTGCTCTCGGTGGAACTTTTCTAAAAAGGGTAGCTGATTATCTGGAAAACTGGGATAGCAACAGAGAGGTCTAA